The following are encoded in a window of Salvelinus fontinalis isolate EN_2023a chromosome 40, ASM2944872v1, whole genome shotgun sequence genomic DNA:
- the LOC129839229 gene encoding pancreatic secretory granule membrane major glycoprotein GP2-like has protein sequence MRMILVALLVPLLVLSSAGHTSGTIVTSCEACHEQAVCRTSPIAGDITCTCKKGFSGDGLICLPGHIAADDHHHAPRRDRRSNTNLAHVRFSCGFNECADGEDCITVDGIQQCANPCKSYTVLNDPWRSTSNNVGNKHCDRNVHWDGYYRMYIGNQSVSMPDKCVDSFKCGTQAPLWLAFPPPQQVDEIVQSAVCASFNEDCCWVQSQPIHVKACPGNYFVYKLVMPPGCYFAYCAYVSAPTTTPKPVTTTEIPVENNRTTTTTQSQVATTTPKAMCGTCREGETCVSNDGVTWRCERPDQPVLLHPAVVCGRSLVQVGLNRTNLEAAGLDATTANLADPRCNAHEERGGMVWYQVERTEGTCGNTLETNGTDAIFSNSLFIYHIHNVSFSRPVSVPFSCAYPLESETSLDVAIKPYLSLKDVQVGKGSKVGSNMTLYHSENFTKAYPAGGVTLPVGSVLHVGVSVEESETERFVVVLEDCYATQSPDPKDIMRYYIIQNKCATEFRQVRVEESGSSLRARFSALLFLYQGDYRDVFLHCRLSLCDQRSSSCTPVCAKRKYRSVTPSVPLEPLSIGPITLAKAHLLVKSQVNHPEIQPEEKVGPQGQEMLSYQVGLELVKSQVNHPEIQVGLELVKSQVNHPEIQVGLELVKSQLNHPEIQVGLELVKSQLNHPEIQVGLELVKSQVNHPEIQVGLELVKSQVNHPEIQVGLELVKSQVNHPEIQVGLELVKSQVNHPEIQVGLELVKSQVNHPEIQVGLELVKSQVNHPEIQVGLELVKSQVNHPEIQQIASRDAAVTVSNMQCENPVGWSLAPELSSASGSNRTM, from the exons ATGAGGATGATCCTGGTAGCTTTGCTGGTGCCTCTACTGGTTCTGTCCAGCGCTGGACATACCTCAG GTACAATTGTCACCAGCTGCGAGGCGTGTCATGAACAAGCCGTCTGCCGCACCTCGCCCATTGCAGGTGACATCACATGCACCTGTAAGAAGGGCTTCTCCGGCGATGGCCTCATCTGCTTACCTGGCCACATCGCCGCCGACGACCACCACCACGCCCCTCGCCGTGACCGCCGCTCCAACACAAACCTTGCCCATGTCCGGTTCAGCTGCGGCTTCAACGAGTGCGCTGATGGGGAGGACTGCATCACGGTTGACGGCATCCAGCAGTGCGCCAACCCTTGCAAGAGCTACACGGTCCTGAACGACCCGTGGCGTTCCACCAGCAACAACGTGGGCAACAAGCATTGCGACCGCAACGTCCATTGGGACGGCTATTACCGCATGTACATCGGTAACCAGAGCGTGTCCATGCCGGACAAGTGCGTGGATTCGTTCAAGTGCGGCACCCAGGCTCCCTTGTGGCTGGCGTTTCCTCCCCCCCAGCAGGTGGATGAAATTGTCCAGAGTGCAGTCTGCGCCAGCTTCAATGAGGACTGCTGCTGGGTGCAGTCTCAGCCCATCCACGTCAAGGCATGCCCTGGGAACTACTTTGTGTACAAGTTGGTCATGCCTCCCGGGTGCTACTTCGCCTATTGTGCAT ATGTGTCAGCTCCCACCACAACACCAAAACCAGTCACAACTACAGaaataccagtagagaacaatcgcaccacaacaacaacacagtcacAGGTTGCCACGACTACGCCAAAAGCAATGTGTGGTACCTGCAGAGAGGGGGAGACCTGCGTGAGCAATGATGGGGTCACTTGGCGGTGTGAAAGGCCAG ATCAGCCTGTTTTGCTGCACCCAGCGGTAGTGTGTGGGCGGAGTCTGGTACAGGTGGGTCTCAACAGGACTAACCTGGAGGCCGCTGGTCTGGATGCCACCACCGCTAACCTGGCCGACCCCCGGTGTAACGCTCACGAAGAGCGTGGCGGCATGGTATGGTACCAGGTGGAGCGCACGGAGGGCACCTGCGGAAACACTCTGGAG ACAAACGGAACTGACGCCATCTTTTCCAACAGTTTATTCATCTACCACATTCACAACGTGTCCTTCAGCCGACCCGTGAGCGTGCCTTTCTCCTGTGCCTACCCTCTGGAATCAGAGACCAGCCTGGATGTGGCCATCAAACCCTACCTGTC GCTGAAGGATGTCCAAGTCGGTAAGGGCTCCAAAGTGGGCTCCAACATGACTCTGTACCACAGCGAAAACTTCACAAAGGCTTACCCAGCGGGCGGAGTCACCTTGCCGGTGGGTTCCGTGCTGCACGTGGGTGTGTCCGTAGAGGAGTCTGAGACGGAGCGTTTCGTGGTCGTTCTGGAGGACTGCTATGCCACACAATCCCCCGACCCTAAAGACATCATGCGATACTACATCATTCAGAACAA ATGTGCGACTGAATTCCGTCAggtgagggtggaggagagcGGCTCGTCTCTCAGGGCTCGCTTCTCTGCTCTGCTGTTCTTGTACCAGGGGGACTACCGGGATGTCTTCCTGCACTGCAGACTCAGCCTTTGTGACCAGAGGAGCTCCTCCTGCACTCCA GTGTGCGCCAAAAGGAAATACCGCTCTGTcaccccctctgtccccctcgaACCCCTCTCCATCGGACCAATCACCT TGGCCAAGGCACACTTACTGGTGAAGAGCCAGGTGAACCACCCTGAGATCCAG CCTGAAGAGAAGGTCGGGCCTCAGGGGCAGGAAATGCTGTCCTACCAGGTAGGGCTGGAACTGGTGAAGAGCCAGGTGAACCACCCTGAGATCCAGGTAGGGCTGGAACTGGTGAAGAGCCAGGTGAACCACCCTGAGATCCAGGTAGGGCTGGAACTGGTGAAGAGCCAGCTGAACCACCCTGAGATCCAGGTAGGGCTGGAACTGGTGAAGAGCCAGCTGAACCACCCTGAGATCCAGGTAGGGCTGGAACTGGTGAAGAGCCAGGTGAACCACCCTGAGATCCAGGTAGGGCTGGAACTGGTGAAGAGCCAGGTGAACCACCCTGAGATCCAGGTAGGGCTGGAACTGGTGAAGAGCCAGGTGAACCACCCTGAGATCCAGGTAGGGCTGGAACTGGTGAAGAGCCAGGTGAACCACCCTGAGATCCAGGTAGGGCTGGAACTGGTGAAGAGCCAGGTGAACCACCCTGAGATCCAGGTAGGGCTGGAACTGGTGAAGAGCCAGGTGAACCACCCTGAGATCCAGGTAGGGCTGGAACTGGTGAAGAGCCAGGTGAACCACCCTGAGATCCAGCAAATTGCCAGCCGAGATGCTGCGGTAACAGTGTCCAACATGCAATGTGAGAATCCGGTCGGATGGTCACTGGCCCCAGAACTCTCTTCAGCTTCAGGCAGTAACAGGACAATGTGA